The Rhopalosiphum maidis isolate BTI-1 chromosome 4, ASM367621v3, whole genome shotgun sequence region cttattactaaaatgtCAACTGTTTTCAAAACAACGCTCGGGCCTATTTTAAGTTTAGGCAAGATTTTaggattaattaatatttcacatattttGGAATCTGATggattactaattaaaaatataaattcacagtattatacatttcttgAAGTTTCAAGAATGATCGTGttgataatatgtacatacattgttcatacaaatacattttattacataattgaaTTTCGATTAGTTAAATTTTGGTTCGTAGTTATTACAGGAAGGTTATCAGAAAAATGGACGATAAAGTGAGATTACTAAAAGTCTATAACTACTTTTtagtttgaatatttcaattttcagtcgtatactaaaatatatatttttaattatgtataccgctattaaaatttgatttaaatacctgtatagttataatttcgttataatcgtttttaatttttttaggttgATTAATAGCATCATagaatttgatgaaaatatttcattactcTCACCTGCAGTAATATTGAATGAACGCAAATGGTTTCTAAGTAAAACGAAttggaattatattttaatttcatttttcgtatattttattggatttGAAGTTTATGCTGTTTACATATGGCCACCGAAGGATGTcaacatttacattattatcgtatacttTTTTGGTGTACCATATATTACCGATTATGTGGtttttataacagtatttttttatctcgtCAACATCGCATATAgatttcaaacaataaataattattggaaattCCTTCCGGCTGGGCTAGTCGCTACTTCCAGTGAATGGGCTCATCATGAAATAGTTATGTTGATAGAAAACATTAGAATGTTACACGCTAAACTatctgaaattttaaaaatattcaatttgggTTACGGTTTATTGCTTTTGCACTtctttgtattcaattttattgatatgatgtatttattttatacaatgattAAACATGAATTTCTATCACCAAATGTTAGTTTTATTGaaggtattatacataatttaccattatacatttttaaattacaaatagtaATTTCTATTATGTTAATCATCGTTGCAACCTCTTGGATAAAAGAAAAGGTACGatgaacttattattaataataatgacgatttaaaatcatattttatttttagaattcgtattttatgagttaaaaataaactaaaatttggataaattaataatttatgaaatacgaATAGATGcactttatagtatattatattgcatttatgAATCAGTATCATTCAGTCATcgtgtaagtacctataggtGGTGTAGCGATTCAGAGAATTTTCCATTCAAAATtcgtttgaataataatgattgataattaaaaacaaaaaaacgttttattattataaaaacaacattaatttaataacacttCATGGAGTaggtattagtaatattatgtatattaaatttaaattcaatga contains the following coding sequences:
- the LOC113548139 gene encoding uncharacterized protein LOC113548139, translated to MSTVFKTTLGPILSLGKILGLINISHILESDGLLIKNINSQYYTFLEVSRMIVLIICTYIVHTNTFYYIIEFRLVKFWFVVITGRLSEKWTIKLINSIIEFDENISLLSPAVILNERKWFLSKTNWNYILISFFVYFIGFEVYAVYIWPPKDVNIYIIIVYFFGVPYITDYVVFITVFFYLVNIAYRFQTINNYWKFLPAGLVATSSEWAHHEIVMLIENIRMLHAKLSEILKIFNLGYGLLLLHFFVFNFIDMMYLFYTMIKHEFLSPNVSFIEGIIHNLPLYIFKLQIVISIMLIIVATSWIKEKKNKIVSYLRLIQISNLPVDIKIQIKMFMVQISNSELDEISAFGFFNINMNLVVSMLVLLMTGITTLIQMKNHPIISEMLNNTVWYRKNWVRN